The following coding sequences lie in one Apium graveolens cultivar Ventura chromosome 1, ASM990537v1, whole genome shotgun sequence genomic window:
- the LOC141719341 gene encoding two-component response regulator ARR14-like, with protein MSSDKKAKDSWKPSENGAVTFLLKPLTYEEVIKFSLYAEQYKNRLDKGKFNESQSSGPKKERVKWTHDLHSKFVNAIQELGPERCSGKNILKIMNEPGLTRTQVNSHLQKFRQWQKKSEGIQTHRPIATKEWVQVFGESSMLHPTNLKILLNL; from the exons ATGTCTTCAGATAAGAAAGCCAAAGATTCATGGAAACCCAGTGAGAACGGAGCTGTTACCTTCCTACTCAAGCCCCTGACTTATGAAGAGGTGATTAAATTTTCTCTGTATGCTGAGCAGTATAAGAACAGACTAGACAAGGGAAAGTTCAACGAAAGCCAATCTTCCGGCCCCAAGAAAGAGAGAGTTAAATGGACCCATGATCTCCATTCAAAATTTGTGAATGCCATCCAAGAGTTAGGGCCTGAGA gATGTTCTGGGAAGAATATTTTGAAGATTATGAATGAGCCAGGGCTGACTAGGACGCAAGTCAACAGCCATTTGCAG AAATTTAGACAATGGCAGAAGAAATCAGAGGGGATTCAGACACACCGCCCAATTGCAACTAAGGAGTGGGTGCAAGTTTTTGGTGAGTCCAGTATGCTACATCCGACAAATTTAAAGATCCTGCTGAATTTGTAA